The nucleotide sequence TTCAAGTACCGACAATGAATTTTACTCGAGTtaaggccagttcttttgggcggctCAAAAATTAAGCTGCTTCTTCCCCGCTAAAAGAATAAGCCGTCCTATATATTTGTTGAGATTTCTAAATTAGTTATACTATAACTAGTTTAGAAGCCCCATGAACAAGAAAGACGGCTTATGAAAAAAGTTAGGAGGGGACGGCTTCGGGCTGTAAATCTCATCTAACATAAATGAAAGAAAGCGTAAAGCGACAAAACCCGCAGTCAGGCGGCGGCTACGTGTCCAGGCCAGAATACGCCAGCGCCGCCGCAGTTTCACAAGAAACCGGCAGCAGTTCCAGTTCCTCAGTCCACCGCAAGTTGCACAGCCCCAAATCTCAATCTTTGGCAAAACCCTCGTCTCCTCTCCCCCCATTCTCTCCTGAGATTCCCCTCATCAGATCGAGAGCTGCACAGTAGTGTTCCGCATTCGGATCGAGCAGCCGGAGGACCAACAACCATCATGGCGACGCACCACCCGGCCTCCccgaccggcgccggcgccggcggcaagtccccctcctcctcgccctcgccgccgccggccgtgcGCCTGGCGGCGtcgcaggcggcggcggtggcggcgatccagcccagctcgccgcgctacttcttctcctccctcgccgcctcctcctcgccgcaccgccgcatcgccatcgccgtcgaccTGTCCGACGAGTCCGCCTTCGCCGTCAAGTGGGCCGTGCAGAACTACCTGCGCCCGGGCGACGCCGTCGTGCTCCTCCACGTGCGCCCCACCTCCGTGCTCTACGGCGCCGACTGGGGCTCCATCCCCGTCACCGTCGACGACGGCGAcgagaaggggggaggaggcgcggcgCCGGCGTCCGGGGACCCGGAGGAGGACGCGCGCAAGAAGCGGGAGGAGGACTTCGACGCCTTCACCTCCACCAAGTCGCAGGACCTGGCGCAGCCGCTCGTCGCCGCGCAGATTCCCTTCAAGATCCACATCGTCAAGGACCACGACATGAAGGAGCGCCTCTGCCTCGAGGCCGAGCGCCTCGGCCTCTCCGCCATGATCATGGGCAGCCGCGGCTTCGGCGCCTCCCGCAGGGCAGGTAATGGCAGGCTAGGGAGTGTCAGCGACTACTGCGTGCACCACTGCGTCTGCCCCGTGGTGGTTGTCAGATACCCTGATGACGCCGGAGCGTCGGGCGGTGCCGAGTCTGTGGGGGATGAGCTAAGGACGGTGCCTGAGAACGAGGTGGTGTTCCATGAGGCACCAGAGGGGCAGAAAGGTCTGTTCCTTTGCTTCACCTCGTTTGTACTTTCCATTGCATAGTTTTGTTTGCCCATGAAGTAGGTATGAAATGTTATGTGTTACTAGTATTCAGGGTGGCAAATTCAGAGAAGTAAAAATTTGGACACTGGAAATGATTAGAGTGCGTTTGATAGTGATGGCAAGGAAGAAGACACATGATGAAGAGTGTCGCTATTAGTAAACCCGTCGCATTGTGTTAGTCATTAGCACTAATTCACTACAGAAGTCCGGTGAATAGCCCAGCCAATCTGTAAAGTAGCGGAAACTGGAAATGCATAGCCCAGTGAAAATGAAAGTAAAAATTTGGACACTGGAAATGATTAGAATGCATTTGATAGTGATGGCAAGGAAGGAGACTGGCTATGCTAATTAGTAAACTGGTTGCATTGCATTAGCACTAATTCACTACAGAAGTCCAGTGAATACCCTAGTGAATCTGCATAGTAACGGAAACTGGAAATGCATAGACTAGTGAAAATACCATAACACAAAACAGGTTGCCTCTGAAACTGTGAATTAGCAAAACCGTTGTACAGAGAATAGCATGCCAAGCTACATTTCACATTGTGTTGCCTTTCTGCTCTGACTGAGTCGATATTTGACCTGTGCGCTGTTTGCTTAGTTGCATTTGACATCACTACTATCTATCATATGCATACCTAGCAGATATGCACTTCATTTATGAATTTGATTAAGCTGCTTTCATTATTGGATGATGGAGCTTTGAATTCTCTTTTGTATGCTGAAATTTGCTAAAGTTGTCTTCTCATACGCGATAAGAATGGAGGATTGCTGCAATTTATCTAACTGAAAGCCTCAAAAAAGGAAACGGTATTGTATATTGTAGATCTAGTGAGTTTTACCCGCTCACCATTTGCAGATACTGAAGTTGCAGTTTCATTGGGGTGGATTCGAGAAAACACCTTACTAGTCACTGTTATGTTTGTTCATCTGTATATCTTAGAAAATCATAATGCAAACTTTTTTGTGTTTGATGGAAACTGATTTCATGAGAATATGTGGAGGAAGAATGAAAGAGGTCTTTCAGTTACCTTTAGGTAGACGTAGACTTATATCGAATTGTGCTCAGAATCTTGTCATGTAGCCTATCATTTGCGCTTGTAGTTCCAAACCGACAATAGTGCCCAATGTAAGATGCATGGACATATATGTAAGATGCATGGGCATATCCAGACGGCATCATCTGGAAAGGTGAACTTACTGCTTTAAAGAGTATATTGTCTTCCACACAAAGTCAGATGCTCAGACTTGAAAACACCTACTAGTCTTGGGCATACACACCCTGAGGCACTGCCTTCTGATATGCTTATCTTTTGGTTGAACATAAGAAAATAAAACTCATAATATTTGCTTGCTTTCATTACGTGCATCCCACCATAATATGTGCAGCATAACATTGACATTGCTTGATCGCTACCTAGTTGGTGTCTATTTCAGGCTGTATGCTCCTTTGTTATTGCTGATGTTATTCTGTGTACTGTCTTGTTGGTTGGTGAGTTTATTCGTGTGCTCATATCATGAATAAGATTTGGATTTCTCCTGTCTTGACAGAAAACTGAGGGTAATAGCAAAGCACCGAGCAGCCAGATGAAAGAGGAGAGACCAAGTCTTGCTTGATGCCAAACCCCCTTGTAACTGAGTGGTCTTTCCACTCTGCTTTGCACTTCTGAGTTTGTATCAGACTCATGTAGATCATGGACCAGTCCTTGCTGTTTCGCTTCCTGAGAATTGAAATGAGAATAATGTTATTCTACATATGGTAGCTGTTAACCTGTTGTATGAATGTTTCTGCTTGGCCCCCCGGAACATGATTTCGTATGCCGACTTGTTTTTATTGCCATTGCCCATTGGTGACCAATCCTATGTTTTTTCGTTTCTCCGATAAGTGTAGATTATTGGTGGATCTTGGTTGCTTTGCTGTTGGAAAGAAGTGCTGTTTTTCTGCATATAGGAGCTACTGTGTTTCTACTTGCCTCGCTGTGTTCATTTGGTTACCTATTTTGCACGGGGCAGTTTTTGTAGACAGGCATAATCACAGATTTTGCATGGGGCAGTTCCTGCATATAGGAGTCGGGGTCGCCGGTCTGCAGATTAGTTTGCTCAAATCTGAGCTACCACCGGCTCTTTTTTCAGAGAGAGAAGCTACTACAGGCTCTTGTGTGCAATGGATCATGGCTTCCGAGCAAATACCGAGTTTCTTGGCAAATCTTCCagccttgccttgcttggtgtctccTTTGGAAACATAAAATTTTATGTTGAATACACATGCACAAAGAAAATATTGACTTAGGGACTGTTCGGAGTCTCTCTGCTTCACGCTGCCGCTCCTGGAGCTGGCGGAGTTTTAGTTCAAAACTGCGGAGTGAGTGAATGGGCACTCCTCATATTCCTAAAATCCATACATCGACAAAACTCGGGAGAAACAAAAAGAACAAACATACAAAAATCTTGTTCAAAACAAAACCAGATCCTACTCCAGGGGAGGAACATGCATCTCCCTTTTTCCTTCTCCGTGCAATTGTTCCTGTGTGCCTTActactagatacatccatttccgagacaagtaattccaaacggagaGAGTATTTCTTTGTGCAATGCCTAGAAAAGGACACCATGCCCAATGCAACAACAATTATAATTTTCTACAGGCACTGAAAATTACCTTCTTTTTTCAACTGCCACGGATTATTTCGTGAATAGTTGTTTTGGCGAAATTTTGTTTTGCTTTCCTGTCAAAAGGATTATTATTCTGTTTTAACAAGGTCCATGAATTATTTTGTGAACACACcccccccttcccccccacttcTCCCGTCtcttctaccccccccccccttcatcaTTACATATTCATACTTATAATTTACATAAAATTTATACTAATAAATATGTgtaattttttatatattaatgACTTAAAAATGACTAGCAcgtatgcccgtgcattgcaacgggagagttAATTGGTGTGTCCACCGAAATATCCATCAAACGACTGGTGCGAGCAGAAATTCATTTGATAGTCTCGGACgtcgttcccttctcgaggcatcgtcgttgcaggtcacatCAACCTAATCGGGAAAttctgggggaaaccctaaatctgggtctaccggatcggacgatgacggcgccttcggtgtcgttctccctcctggtggtatcgttttggagcaagtgctaaTTGGAGGGGACAAGAAGAGGAGCGGTGATTCATCTTGcccattgatgacggcggatctcggcggcgtggcgcagtggagactcggcgcccgatgcacggagatggactcgcgcagtaGGGTGACGAtgtttggcgtcgtggtggcgtcggcggcagttagaccgggcaaggtagatgcagcagtacaccCCTAAAGATgcattggtggcaggtggctgcggcggcctcatacccggcagtcGTCCTGGTTGAGCAGCACGCCGGACTGGTTGGTGTCCATACccgcaggcgtcctggttgggacctcaggtcttagatgttaggtttggctgcgaggtttgtttggtattaggcccagactatcagcgccccttcatcaattggataggagtagcgacagatattgcttagacggtggctttagtc is from Triticum aestivum cultivar Chinese Spring chromosome 1B, IWGSC CS RefSeq v2.1, whole genome shotgun sequence and encodes:
- the LOC123138821 gene encoding universal stress protein PHOS32, which translates into the protein MATHHPASPTGAGAGGKSPSSSPSPPPAVRLAASQAAAVAAIQPSSPRYFFSSLAASSSPHRRIAIAVDLSDESAFAVKWAVQNYLRPGDAVVLLHVRPTSVLYGADWGSIPVTVDDGDEKGGGGAAPASGDPEEDARKKREEDFDAFTSTKSQDLAQPLVAAQIPFKIHIVKDHDMKERLCLEAERLGLSAMIMGSRGFGASRRAGNGRLGSVSDYCVHHCVCPVVVVRYPDDAGASGGAESVGDELRTVPENEVVFHEAPEGQKEN